Proteins encoded by one window of Muntiacus reevesi chromosome 6, mMunRee1.1, whole genome shotgun sequence:
- the LOC136171010 gene encoding olfactory receptor-like protein OLF3, translating into MRADNQTWAREFILLGLSSDWDTQVALFILFSITYLLTLLGNVLIVLLIRLDGRLHTPMYFFLSNLSLVDVSYATSIVPQMLAHFLAEHKGIPYVSCAAQLFFSLGLGGTEFVLLAVMAYDRYVAVCDPLRYPVIMHGGLCARLAITSWLSGSVNSLVQTTITFQLPMCTNKYIDHISCELLAVVRLACVDTSSNEVAIMVSSIVLLMTPFCLVLLSYIRIVSTILKIQSTEGRKKAFHTCASHLTVVVLCYGMTIFTYIQPNSGPSVLQEKLISVFYAILMPVLNPMIYSLRNKEVKGAWQKLLGQLSGLTSKVAT; encoded by the coding sequence ATGAGAGCAGATAACCAGACTTGGGCGAGAGAATTCATTCTCCTCGGCCTGTCCAGTGACTGGGACACTCAGGTGGCTCTCTTCATCCTGTTCTCCATCACTTACCTGCTGACCCTGCTGGGGAACGTCCTCATTGTCCTTCTGATCAGACTGGACGGCCgactccacactcccatgtatttcttcctcagcAACCTCTCCCTCGTGGATGTCTCCTACGCCACGAGCATCGTTCCTCAGATGCTGGCGCACTTCCTTGCGGAACATAAAGGGATCCCCTACGTGAGCTGTGCGGCTCAGTTATTCTTCTCCCTGGGCCTGGGGGGGACTGAGTTTGTTCTCCTGgccgtgatggcctatgaccgctatgtggctgtGTGCGACCCCCTGAGATACCCGGTCATCATGCACGGAGGGCTGTGTGCTAGGCTGGCCATCACATCCTGGCTCAGTGGCTCTGTCAACTCTCTTGTGCAGACCACCATCACCTTTCAGTTGCCCATGTGCACGAACAAGTATATTGATCACATAtcctgtgaactcttagctgtggtcAGGCTGGCCTGTGTGGACACCTCCTCCAATGAGGTGGCCATCATGGTTTCTAGTATTGTCTTGCTGATGACACCTTTCTGCCTGGTTCTCTTGTCCTACATCAGGATCGTCTCCACCATCCTAAAGATCCAGTCCACAGAGGGGAGAAAGAAGGCCTTCCACACCTGCGCCTCTCACCTCACAGTGGTGGTCCTGTGCTATGGCATGACCATTTTCACTTACATCCAGCCCAATTCCGGCCCTTCTGTGCTTCAGGAGAAGCTGATCTCTGTCTTCTATGCCATTTTGATGCCTGTACTGAACCCCATGATTTACAGTCTAAGGAATAAGGAGGTGAAAGGGGCCTGGCAGAAGCTTCTAGGACAATTATCTGGATTAACGTCAAAAGTGGCAACTTGA